The Pseudodesulfovibrio hydrargyri genome segment GGTCTGGATCACGGCCTGGGACAGGCTCGCCCCCTCGTCGAGCAGCCGCTTCAGCCCGGCGCGCCCTTCGAAGACCAGCTCGAAATCCGTGACGTACTGCGCGGCCAGGGTGTCCCTGTCCCGGGCCAGTCCCATGGCCTCGCGCAGGGTGATGGTCACCTCGGTGTCGCGGATGTCCCCCTCCTCCACCGTGTCCATGCCGTGGGGCGCGGCCTTGACGATGGACGCGAACGCCAGGCGGGAGTCCTCCACCGTGAGTCCCGCCAGGACCCGGCGCAGGGACGCGCGCAGCTCGGACGATCCTCCCAGGGCGGCCGCCTTGGCCAAGGGAGCGAGCATGAGCAGGATGCCCACGTTGGTGTTCACCCCGGCCAGGGTCTTGGTGTGGTCCGCGCCGTCACGGATCATCTCCCCCACCGAGGCGGCGGAGGCCGAAGAGAAGGCCGGGCCGATGGCCGCCGCGCTGACCAGAAAATGCTCCAGACGCAGGCCCGAGCAGTCCCGGGTCCGGGTCACGTTGCCCGGCTTCTCGGCCAGGACCTCGAAAATACAGGCTATCTGGGCGGCCCAGGATATCCATCGATCACTGCATGGGGGCATGAAATCTCCTTGCTCCGGCGACACGCCGCCGTTTTTCAGGCCCGGAACATGACAGATCGCCGAGAGTTGCGTCAAGACGACGGGATTGACGCCGGGCCTTTTTTCCCCTAACCATCAGGGCAGGAAATCGCGGGCCGATCGAGCGGTGCCGCGGGTTCCTCATGGTTATGCCAGGCCAAAGGCCATCCCGACCAAATCGGGATGGCCTTTTTTTGTGTCCAACGACCAACAGGGGGAAGATCATGCTGGGCAAACTGCTCGTCCTTGTCACCTACATCGCCGCCATGCTCGGGCTCGGGCTGTACATCCGGGGCCGGGTCCAGGACTCGCCCGCCGAATATTTCCTGGCCGGGCGCAGGCTCGGGCTGTTCGTCCTGCTCGGCTCCATGGCGGCCACCAACTTCAGCGCCTTCACCGTGTTCGGGGCCTCGGGCGCGGGCTACCTGCACGGGCTGGCCTTCTTCCCGATCATGGGCTTCGGCACCGGGTTCATGGCCCTGACCTTCTGGCTCATCGGCAAACGCGTCAACCGGCTGGGCAGGCTCCACGAACTGGTCACGCCCTCGGAACTGGTCCAGCACCGCTACGGCAGCCGCCCCCTGTCCGGCCTGTTCGCCCTGGTCATGGTCGTCTTCACCATCCCCTACCTGGCCCTGCAGCCCATGGCCGGCGGCTACGTGCTCAACCAGCTGGTCGGGCTACCCCAGGCGGCGGGCGCGGGCATCGTCACCCTGGTCATCCTGGCCTACACCCTGCGCGGCGGGCTGCGCTCCGTGGCCTGGACCGACACCCTCCAGGGGCTGATCATGATCGTCATGCTGGCCGCCGCCCTGGTCATGGCCGCCGAACACCACGGCGGGTTCGCCAGGGCCATGGGCAAAGCTCTCGAGGCCGACCCCGAGCTGTTCTCGCGCCCCGGCGGGCTGGGCCGGTTCGGGCCGGGCATCTGGCTGTCCTACATTCTGTTGTGGTTCTTCTGCGACCCCATGTTCCCGCAGCTCTTCCAGCGGTTCTACACGGCCCGCGACGAGAAGGCGTTGCAGCGGACCATGCTCCTCTACCCGCTCATCTGCACCGTGGTCTTCGCCATGCCCGTGCTCCTCGGCGTGCTCGGGCGGCTCGACTTCCCCGGCCTGCACGGCAAGGAGGCGGACGCCATCGTCCCCATGCTGATGACCTCGGTGGGCGGCGATTTCATGGGCGCGCTGGTCCTGACCGCCGGGCTGGCCGCCCTGATGTCGACCATGGATTCCCAGCTGCTGACCCTGTCCTCCATCTTCACCCGCGACGTGTATCCCTTCTTCACCGGCGGCCGGACCGGCTCGTCCACGGTGGGCCGCGTCTTCGTCTGCTGCCTGGCCGCGGCCGGATACGCCATGGCCGTGAACCCTCCGGGCAGCATCCTCAAGATCGCCACCCAGACCTTCACCGGCCTGGCCGTGCTCTTCCCGACCGTCTTCTGCGGCCTGTACCTGGAACGACCCCGCGCCCTGCC includes the following:
- a CDS encoding triphosphoribosyl-dephospho-CoA synthase; protein product: MPPCSDRWISWAAQIACIFEVLAEKPGNVTRTRDCSGLRLEHFLVSAAAIGPAFSSASAASVGEMIRDGADHTKTLAGVNTNVGILLMLAPLAKAAALGGSSELRASLRRVLAGLTVEDSRLAFASIVKAAPHGMDTVEEGDIRDTEVTITLREAMGLARDRDTLAAQYVTDFELVFEGRAGLKRLLDEGASLSQAVIQTYLTILASVPDTDIARKTDTDTARSISAQAAEALGLGGVFSEQGRRAVERFDRLTRDEKRLYNPGTTADIMAGALFALLLSYETPETVPALLARW
- a CDS encoding sodium:solute symporter family protein, translating into MLGKLLVLVTYIAAMLGLGLYIRGRVQDSPAEYFLAGRRLGLFVLLGSMAATNFSAFTVFGASGAGYLHGLAFFPIMGFGTGFMALTFWLIGKRVNRLGRLHELVTPSELVQHRYGSRPLSGLFALVMVVFTIPYLALQPMAGGYVLNQLVGLPQAAGAGIVTLVILAYTLRGGLRSVAWTDTLQGLIMIVMLAAALVMAAEHHGGFARAMGKALEADPELFSRPGGLGRFGPGIWLSYILLWFFCDPMFPQLFQRFYTARDEKALQRTMLLYPLICTVVFAMPVLLGVLGRLDFPGLHGKEADAIVPMLMTSVGGDFMGALVLTAGLAALMSTMDSQLLTLSSIFTRDVYPFFTGGRTGSSTVGRVFVCCLAAAGYAMAVNPPGSILKIATQTFTGLAVLFPTVFCGLYLERPRALPAIVSILAGEAAMIWFALAGPGDLSVLPAIPVMGVAFGTYILVHLFSGAGFAWQWSGASRKWAAAFGLLLLAACDFWQWTDRTPVFLGLPGWVWYFVGLSALQTILMWRMCREESR